A single window of Desulfovibrio sp. G11 DNA harbors:
- a CDS encoding NAD(P)H-dependent glycerol-3-phosphate dehydrogenase, whose amino-acid sequence MADKISVCVAGGGSWGTALGHLLARGGHDVSIWLRDDAVARTINRKHENPRYLPGLPLDPRLAATTDPAVLARPLVVLAVPCQQLRPWLAGHACHFQPGVTLVNAAKGIETGSLATCAEITAQELGGLNPRYAVLSGPSFAADVLRDLPTAVVLASYDEALGRYLRGVFSGPAFRCYSSTDVVGVEMGGALKNVMAIAAGTCDGLGLGANSRAALVTRGLAEMSRLGVARGAQAHTFMGLSGLGDLTLTCTDDLSRNRQVGLRLGRGEKLEHITQSLGMVAEGVKTTAAIHEMAQKLQVEAPLTRAVYGILYKEMAPPTVLSDLMARDLREE is encoded by the coding sequence ATGGCTGATAAAATATCCGTCTGTGTAGCCGGGGGCGGCAGTTGGGGCACGGCCCTCGGGCATCTGCTGGCCCGTGGTGGACACGATGTCAGCATATGGCTGCGCGATGATGCTGTGGCCCGGACCATCAACCGGAAACACGAAAATCCGCGCTACCTGCCCGGCCTGCCGCTTGATCCTCGCCTCGCGGCCACAACAGACCCGGCCGTGCTCGCCCGGCCTCTGGTGGTGCTTGCTGTTCCCTGCCAGCAGTTGCGCCCCTGGCTTGCCGGTCATGCCTGCCATTTTCAGCCGGGCGTAACCCTCGTCAATGCTGCCAAAGGCATAGAAACAGGCTCTCTGGCAACCTGCGCCGAAATAACGGCTCAGGAACTGGGCGGCCTCAACCCGCGCTACGCGGTTCTGTCCGGCCCGTCCTTTGCCGCTGACGTGCTGCGCGACCTGCCCACGGCCGTTGTGCTGGCTTCGTATGACGAAGCTTTGGGCCGTTACCTGCGCGGCGTCTTTTCCGGCCCTGCCTTTCGCTGCTATTCCAGCACGGATGTGGTTGGAGTGGAAATGGGCGGCGCGCTCAAAAACGTCATGGCCATTGCGGCAGGCACATGCGACGGTCTGGGTCTTGGAGCCAACAGCCGCGCTGCGCTCGTCACCCGCGGGCTGGCGGAAATGAGCCGCCTTGGTGTCGCGCGCGGCGCGCAAGCGCACACCTTTATGGGCCTTTCCGGATTGGGAGACCTTACCCTGACCTGCACCGACGACCTTTCACGAAACCGCCAGGTGGGGCTGCGGCTTGGTCGGGGAGAAAAGCTCGAGCATATCACGCAAAGCCTCGGCATGGTGGCCGAAGGCGTAAAAACCACTGCCGCCATCCATGAGATGGCGCAAAAGCTCCAGGTGGAGGCCCCGCTGACCAGGGCTGTTTACGGCATCCTTTACAAGGAAATGGCCCCGCCCACCGTGCTGAGCGACCTGATGGCCAGGGACCTGCGCGAAGAATAG
- a CDS encoding M99 family carboxypeptidase catalytic domain-containing protein, translating into MCCALLSLAAAARAQDAFSLDFTVVHLGGGPRTVLVVGGIQGDEPGGFSAASLLTTHYTVENGSVWVVPNLNFPSIIKRSRGLHGDMNRKFARLDHSDPEYVTVRRIQDIIDHPDVALVLNLHDGSGYYRHQYENRLRNPARWGQSVIIDQASLPGAFMSSLGAMADEAVAAANAGLLAPDHRLHVRNTNTAAGDREMEKSLSYYAVRQGKAAFGLEASKEFSVELRAYYHLLMVESFLRQAGVDFSRSFSLTPQGVRQALQDDLAVSFADNRVFLPLEDVRPAINYLPLPRSAPARAVPTKPIMAVLPCAKGHEGQYCVHYGNRMITLIRPEWREVDDSLGAAPVRVDGQDILVPFGQIVYAKDSLLVHPLEGYRVNAIGFENGQPDETGVELRRKDFMPRFSVDRQARIFRVEVYRGQLFSGMFLVCFGDGDRKRPSGSHTVRNAAPLPAVPGPESALGF; encoded by the coding sequence ATGTGTTGCGCCCTGCTCAGCCTGGCGGCCGCCGCGCGGGCGCAGGATGCCTTTTCTCTGGATTTTACCGTGGTGCACCTGGGAGGCGGGCCGCGCACGGTGCTGGTTGTGGGTGGCATACAGGGAGATGAGCCGGGCGGCTTCTCGGCCGCAAGCCTGCTGACCACCCACTATACCGTGGAAAACGGCAGTGTATGGGTAGTGCCCAACCTCAATTTTCCCAGTATCATCAAGCGGTCGCGCGGGCTGCATGGCGACATGAACCGCAAGTTCGCCCGCCTTGACCACAGTGACCCGGAGTATGTCACCGTTCGACGCATACAGGATATCATTGACCACCCCGATGTGGCCCTGGTGCTGAACCTGCATGACGGCAGCGGCTACTATCGCCATCAATACGAGAACAGGCTGCGCAATCCCGCGCGCTGGGGCCAGTCGGTTATCATTGACCAGGCCAGCCTGCCCGGCGCATTCATGAGTTCTCTGGGCGCGATGGCCGACGAAGCCGTGGCCGCCGCCAACGCGGGGCTTCTGGCCCCCGACCACCGCCTGCATGTGCGCAATACCAATACGGCGGCGGGCGACCGCGAAATGGAAAAAAGCCTTTCCTACTATGCCGTGCGGCAAGGCAAGGCGGCCTTCGGCCTTGAAGCCAGCAAGGAATTTTCTGTGGAACTGCGTGCCTATTACCATCTGCTGATGGTGGAATCCTTTTTGCGGCAGGCAGGGGTGGACTTCAGCCGCTCGTTTTCCCTTACACCCCAGGGCGTACGCCAGGCGCTTCAGGACGATCTGGCCGTATCTTTTGCCGACAACCGGGTCTTTCTGCCCCTGGAAGACGTCCGGCCTGCCATAAACTATTTGCCCCTGCCCAGAAGCGCTCCGGCCCGCGCCGTGCCGACCAAGCCCATCATGGCAGTACTGCCCTGTGCCAAAGGCCATGAAGGCCAGTACTGCGTCCACTACGGCAATCGCATGATTACCCTCATCCGCCCCGAATGGCGTGAAGTGGACGACAGCCTTGGCGCAGCTCCGGTGCGCGTGGACGGGCAGGACATCCTGGTCCCCTTCGGGCAGATCGTTTATGCAAAAGACAGCCTGCTGGTGCACCCTCTTGAGGGCTACAGGGTCAACGCCATCGGCTTTGAGAACGGGCAGCCCGACGAAACGGGTGTGGAACTGCGCCGCAAAGACTTCATGCCGCGTTTTTCGGTGGACAGACAGGCCCGGATATTCCGGGTAGAAGTTTACCGGGGTCAGCTTTTCAGCGGCATGTTTCTGGTCTGCTTTGGTGATGGAGACCGGAAACGCCCAAGCGGATCGCACACCGTCCGCAACGCCGCGCCGCTGCCTGCTGTTCCCGGGCCGGAGTCTGCCCTGGGCTTTTAA
- a CDS encoding heavy-metal-associated domain-containing protein, translating into MKSLKVNGMSCGHCKAAVEEAAGKVAGIKNPLVDLDEKVLRYEEDGPVDMDALRTAISNIGFDPE; encoded by the coding sequence ATGAAAAGCCTGAAAGTCAATGGTATGAGCTGCGGACACTGCAAGGCCGCTGTGGAAGAAGCGGCGGGCAAGGTTGCCGGCATAAAAAATCCGCTGGTGGACCTGGACGAAAAAGTCTTGCGCTATGAAGAGGACGGCCCCGTGGATATGGACGCCCTGCGCACGGCCATCAGCAATATCGGTTTTGACCCGGAATAG
- a CDS encoding heavy metal translocating P-type ATPase, with the protein MSEAIAGKDAAEGACPLQFDIGGMHCAACSSRIERVVGRMDGVEKISVNLATAKAEVWASPGREDEVQHQIMGRVATLGFSATPASDDDASTEFAEGRARAIKDSRHRLRRLVPMACFAVPLLVVSMGHMVGLDLPGWLDPHASPRAFMLVQLFLSLPIVWLGRHFYVDGIRALLRKAPAMDSLVAVGTGAAFLYSLVNTVLGLMGLDPVERAMNLYYESGAVLLTMIELGQFLEATAKRKAGDAMGALMSLTPETALRLDSADEAQPPREVPLSEVKAGDHLLLRPGGRVPVDGEVLTGKSAVDLSLLTGESIPVAVGPGDKLVAGSVNGEGSLTLRADAVGRNTRLARIIRLVREAQGSKAPIARLADRVSYYFVPAVMIYAVLAALAWLVFSSEPVTTPLTVFVAVLVMACPCAMGLATPMSIMVGTGRGAQLGVLIKNGSALEQAGHINVLAVDKTGTLTTGKPVLTGVTLLEGAGELDENGLLSLAAALEARSEHPLAQALIKAGHDRNLPARRVEDVVVTPGMGIAGRVFADGQGCRVAVGNRAFMKECGLEVSRDVVDRLAVLAEAGQTPLLLALDRGGENRLAGILALADGIRPESPSVVARLREMGVRVVMLTGDNERTARAVAAQVGVDEVAAGLLPAEKADYVRRLQEEGHVVGMVGDGINDAPALALANVGMAVGTGVDVSAEAGDIVLMRGGMEAVLTALALSRATMRNIRQNLFWAFGYNVLGLPVAAGLLHVFGGPMLSPMIAGTAMALSSVSVVTNALRLRFFKIEHSSFEKV; encoded by the coding sequence ATGAGCGAGGCCATTGCTGGTAAGGACGCCGCTGAAGGGGCATGCCCCCTGCAGTTTGATATCGGCGGCATGCACTGCGCTGCCTGCTCTTCGCGCATCGAGCGCGTGGTAGGCCGCATGGACGGGGTGGAAAAAATCAGCGTCAACCTTGCCACCGCCAAGGCAGAAGTGTGGGCCAGCCCCGGCCGTGAGGACGAGGTGCAGCACCAGATCATGGGGCGGGTCGCCACGCTCGGCTTCAGTGCCACCCCTGCCAGCGACGATGACGCCTCGACCGAATTTGCCGAAGGCAGGGCAAGGGCCATTAAAGATTCGCGCCACCGTTTGCGCAGGCTTGTGCCCATGGCCTGCTTCGCCGTGCCTCTGCTTGTTGTATCCATGGGGCATATGGTGGGCCTTGACTTGCCCGGCTGGCTTGATCCGCACGCTTCGCCGCGCGCCTTTATGCTGGTGCAGCTTTTTCTCAGCCTGCCCATAGTCTGGCTTGGACGCCACTTTTATGTGGACGGCATCCGCGCGCTGCTGCGCAAGGCTCCGGCCATGGACAGCCTTGTGGCCGTGGGTACGGGCGCGGCTTTTCTTTACAGCCTGGTGAACACGGTGCTGGGCCTCATGGGGCTGGACCCGGTGGAACGGGCCATGAATCTTTATTATGAATCCGGGGCCGTGCTGCTGACCATGATAGAGCTGGGGCAGTTTCTTGAGGCCACGGCAAAGCGCAAGGCTGGCGATGCCATGGGCGCGCTCATGAGCCTTACCCCTGAAACGGCCCTGCGGCTTGACTCTGCGGATGAGGCCCAGCCGCCGCGCGAAGTGCCCCTGTCTGAGGTCAAGGCGGGTGATCACCTGCTGTTGCGCCCCGGTGGTCGTGTGCCTGTGGATGGCGAGGTGCTTACCGGCAAGAGCGCCGTGGACCTTTCACTGCTTACGGGCGAGTCCATTCCTGTGGCAGTGGGGCCGGGAGACAAACTGGTGGCGGGCAGTGTTAACGGTGAAGGCTCGCTTACCCTGCGGGCCGATGCGGTGGGCCGTAATACGCGCCTTGCGCGCATTATCCGTCTGGTGCGCGAGGCTCAGGGCAGCAAGGCTCCCATTGCCCGCCTGGCGGACAGGGTGAGTTATTATTTCGTTCCTGCGGTCATGATATACGCGGTACTGGCGGCGCTGGCATGGCTGGTGTTCAGTTCCGAACCGGTTACCACGCCGCTGACGGTCTTTGTGGCCGTGCTGGTTATGGCCTGCCCCTGCGCCATGGGTCTCGCCACGCCCATGTCCATCATGGTGGGAACCGGGCGCGGCGCGCAGCTTGGCGTGCTCATCAAGAACGGCTCCGCTCTGGAGCAGGCCGGGCATATCAATGTGCTTGCCGTGGACAAGACCGGAACCCTGACTACGGGCAAGCCCGTACTCACCGGGGTGACCCTGCTGGAGGGGGCCGGAGAGCTTGACGAAAACGGTCTTCTGAGTCTGGCCGCCGCCCTTGAGGCGCGTTCCGAGCATCCGCTGGCCCAGGCCCTTATCAAGGCGGGCCATGACCGTAACCTGCCCGCCCGTCGTGTAGAGGACGTGGTGGTGACGCCCGGCATGGGCATCGCAGGACGGGTATTTGCCGATGGGCAGGGCTGCCGGGTGGCCGTGGGCAATCGCGCTTTTATGAAGGAGTGCGGCCTTGAGGTTTCCCGGGATGTTGTGGACCGGCTGGCCGTGCTGGCCGAGGCCGGACAGACTCCCTTGCTGCTGGCTCTTGACCGGGGCGGAGAAAACCGTCTGGCTGGCATATTGGCGCTGGCGGACGGCATACGACCGGAATCGCCCTCAGTGGTGGCGCGTCTGCGTGAAATGGGCGTGCGCGTTGTCATGCTTACGGGCGACAATGAGCGCACGGCCCGGGCTGTGGCCGCGCAGGTAGGTGTGGATGAAGTGGCGGCCGGTCTGCTGCCCGCAGAAAAGGCCGATTATGTGCGTCGTCTGCAGGAGGAGGGGCATGTGGTAGGCATGGTGGGTGACGGTATCAACGATGCCCCGGCGCTGGCCCTGGCAAATGTGGGCATGGCTGTGGGAACAGGCGTGGATGTGAGCGCCGAGGCCGGAGACATCGTGCTGATGCGCGGCGGCATGGAGGCCGTACTTACCGCGCTGGCGCTTTCGCGTGCCACCATGCGCAATATCCGGCAGAATCTCTTTTGGGCATTTGGCTACAACGTGCTGGGCCTGCCCGTGGCGGCCGGTCTTTTACATGTTTTTGGCGGCCCCATGCTTTCGCCCATGATAGCGGGTACGGCCATGGCCCTGTCGTCAGTGTCCGTGGTGACCAACGCCTTGAGACTGCGTTTTTTCAAGATAGAGCATTCTAGTTTTGAAAAAGTTTAA
- a CDS encoding Hpt domain-containing protein: MTEELLDWKDAMSRVLNKRDLYVKLLGKFIETERDTPDRVAVALKNGNADEARQLVHSTKGAAANLGAKALAAAALELEMAIRAGADTGRALSHFSTTVMETLVTMHAFMTQ; encoded by the coding sequence ATGACCGAGGAATTACTGGACTGGAAGGACGCCATGAGCCGTGTGCTCAACAAGCGTGACCTTTACGTCAAGCTGCTGGGCAAATTTATTGAAACGGAACGCGACACTCCCGACAGGGTGGCTGTGGCTCTCAAGAACGGCAATGCCGATGAAGCCAGACAACTGGTGCACAGCACCAAGGGGGCAGCGGCCAACCTGGGGGCCAAGGCGCTGGCCGCCGCCGCGCTGGAGCTTGAAATGGCCATCAGGGCCGGGGCGGACACGGGCCGCGCCCTCAGCCACTTCAGCACCACCGTCATGGAAACCCTGGTAACCATGCACGCCTTCATGACCCAGTAG
- a CDS encoding IS4 family transposase — MPHKEILDLSHHTTLFSQLLSLIPGHVFEKLERKHKTGRSSRQFGFKEQFTVMAFIQLAARRSLRDGLRALEAAKRRLYHLGLKSVARSTVADANNSRPVEFFKDLFAEMYGLCHLRAPRHKFRFKCKLYSMDATTISLCLSIFPWASFRRNKAGVKVNTVLDHDGYIPAFLDINNAKTHESRMAKSLSLPKGSIVTFDKGYICYSWFRMLTAKGIFFVTRLKSNAAYKLVDRRAVDRKTGVTSDHIIDVSSRGKTTRLRRIGYRDAKTGKRYEFLTNHFRLSAKTIADIYKERWQIEIFFREVKQNLHIKSFVGRSENAVHIQIYTALTVYLLLAYQKFLSKLGLSVQQLFELICLNLFGKDSLEELLNPRRRKTINTYSYSLLAMGA; from the coding sequence TTGCCACACAAGGAGATTTTGGACTTGAGCCATCATACTACACTCTTCTCTCAACTGCTATCCCTGATACCGGGACATGTTTTTGAAAAACTCGAACGCAAGCACAAAACTGGCCGCTCTTCACGCCAATTTGGATTCAAGGAGCAATTCACCGTCATGGCCTTTATCCAACTCGCTGCAAGGCGCTCTTTACGCGATGGGCTTCGCGCCTTGGAGGCGGCCAAGAGACGGCTGTATCACCTCGGCTTGAAATCAGTAGCGCGTTCCACGGTTGCCGATGCCAACAATTCAAGGCCTGTGGAATTTTTCAAAGACCTGTTCGCTGAAATGTATGGCCTGTGCCATCTTCGTGCGCCTCGTCACAAATTCCGCTTCAAGTGCAAGCTGTACAGCATGGACGCCACCACCATCAGCCTATGCCTGTCCATCTTTCCCTGGGCGTCGTTCCGGCGGAACAAGGCTGGCGTGAAAGTAAATACCGTGCTTGACCACGATGGCTACATTCCCGCTTTTCTCGATATCAACAATGCCAAAACCCACGAAAGCCGCATGGCCAAAAGTCTTTCATTGCCAAAGGGTTCCATCGTCACCTTCGATAAAGGCTATATCTGCTATTCCTGGTTTCGCATGTTGACCGCGAAGGGCATTTTCTTCGTAACCCGACTGAAGAGCAATGCTGCCTATAAGCTCGTTGATCGCCGCGCCGTAGACCGGAAAACCGGGGTCACGTCCGATCACATCATTGACGTGAGCAGCCGGGGAAAAACCACTCGTCTACGCAGAATCGGCTATCGCGATGCGAAAACCGGCAAACGGTACGAATTTTTGACCAACCATTTCCGCCTGTCCGCCAAGACAATTGCTGATATCTATAAAGAACGCTGGCAAATTGAAATATTCTTCCGCGAAGTCAAACAAAATCTGCATATTAAAAGCTTTGTCGGGCGCTCGGAGAATGCGGTGCACATCCAGATTTATACGGCCCTGACCGTGTATTTACTCCTGGCCTATCAGAAATTCCTGAGCAAGCTTGGGCTGTCGGTGCAACAACTCTTCGAGCTCATTTGCTTGAATCTGTTCGGCAAGGATTCTCTGGAAGAACTTCTGAATCCGCGAAGACGAAAAACTATAAACACCTATAGTTATAGCCTGTTAGCTATGGGTGCTTAA
- a CDS encoding amidohydrolase family protein yields MHPKGPSDLPTGSRAAFAQPQNGNADGRADQFAGPALAIRARSIVTLAGEGPSRGARLFAPLKKIDNAVLIVRGGLVEEVRPWSAAAAPAGAVVRDVGAVCLAPACVNAHTHLELSHLAGRTVWGKGFTAWLQSLVPLLPEAPDAQAVENACAHLAGTGTLYAGNITGSLPGGTLLADAACRETGIAASHFCEWFGFGAPFADGIRPWPPRCRQVLQDDPFLAARCAPGGHALYSTGADILTAARQDCARMGRIFSFHLAESPDETQMLVTGDGPLRHFYEKAVLPEDWQAPGLRPLAYAVKLGLLGTGTLAVHGTQLDAQEVEVLAASGTALCLCPRSNRNLDLGVPPVRDLLESGCLLCLGTDGLTSNRDLDVRQEAVWLRDNLDVPPEALVRLMTVNGAAALNLLPSGAGRLEPGSPAAFCVLPEALVY; encoded by the coding sequence ATGCACCCCAAGGGGCCTTCAGATTTACCTACAGGTTCACGAGCGGCCTTCGCGCAACCTCAAAACGGAAACGCCGACGGCCGTGCGGATCAGTTCGCCGGGCCTGCGCTGGCGATCAGGGCCAGAAGCATTGTGACCCTGGCGGGCGAAGGCCCGTCCAGAGGGGCGCGGCTGTTTGCGCCCCTGAAAAAGATCGACAATGCCGTGCTTATCGTGCGTGGCGGCCTGGTGGAAGAGGTGCGCCCCTGGTCTGCCGCTGCGGCGCCCGCCGGAGCTGTCGTGCGCGATGTGGGCGCTGTGTGCCTGGCCCCGGCCTGCGTCAACGCGCACACGCATCTTGAACTCTCGCATCTTGCCGGGCGCACGGTATGGGGCAAAGGTTTCACCGCATGGCTGCAAAGCCTCGTTCCTTTGCTGCCTGAAGCCCCCGATGCGCAGGCTGTGGAAAATGCCTGCGCTCATCTGGCCGGAACCGGCACCCTGTACGCGGGTAATATTACCGGCTCGTTGCCGGGCGGCACACTTCTGGCTGACGCCGCCTGCCGGGAAACGGGCATTGCCGCAAGCCATTTTTGCGAATGGTTCGGTTTTGGCGCGCCCTTTGCCGACGGTATCCGCCCCTGGCCGCCCCGCTGCCGCCAGGTTCTGCAGGACGATCCCTTTCTGGCAGCCCGATGCGCCCCCGGCGGGCATGCCCTGTATTCCACCGGGGCTGACATCTTGACTGCCGCCAGGCAGGACTGCGCCCGCATGGGCCGTATTTTCAGCTTTCATCTGGCGGAATCCCCCGATGAGACGCAGATGCTGGTCACGGGTGACGGCCCCTTGCGCCATTTCTACGAAAAGGCGGTCCTGCCCGAAGACTGGCAGGCCCCCGGCCTGCGCCCCCTGGCCTACGCCGTCAAGCTGGGGCTTCTCGGCACGGGTACCCTTGCTGTACACGGTACACAGCTTGACGCCCAGGAAGTGGAGGTGCTGGCCGCCAGCGGCACGGCCCTGTGCCTGTGCCCGCGCTCCAACCGCAATCTTGACCTTGGCGTGCCGCCGGTGCGCGACCTGCTTGAAAGCGGCTGCCTGCTCTGCCTCGGTACGGACGGTCTGACCAGCAACCGCGACCTGGATGTGCGGCAGGAAGCCGTATGGCTGCGTGACAACCTTGACGTTCCACCCGAAGCCCTGGTGCGCCTCATGACTGTCAACGGCGCTGCTGCCCTCAACCTGCTCCCCAGTGGCGCAGGCCGTCTGGAACCCGGCAGTCCGGCGGCATTCTGCGTATTGCCCGAAGCCCTCGTCTATTAG
- a CDS encoding YitT family protein, with the protein MKLYTYNHKLAESVWWNLLWLTLGGLLMTICVQSVAAPHDFLAGGIMGVALLTNYWTGTLTPLVWYALLCAPVYIFGWFFVGKRFLLYTAYGTLCTTVFGFFIDFTIPVQDDLYAAVVGGVLHGTACGMMLRTLGSGGGTDVIAVVLKDRWNFSIGQFNVIFNGLLFLLGAYRLPLDLIVASMIMMFISSSALEYVLGMFNRRKLVMVISDHGEEISEAILVTERFGATMLRGKGAYSGSDREILLTVTTNIALKRLENLVYSIDPNALFIVENTFYVSGGQFARRGR; encoded by the coding sequence ATGAAACTTTATACCTACAACCACAAGCTGGCCGAATCCGTCTGGTGGAACCTGCTCTGGCTGACTCTCGGCGGCCTGCTCATGACCATCTGCGTGCAAAGCGTGGCCGCACCCCACGACTTTCTCGCCGGGGGCATCATGGGCGTGGCCCTGCTGACCAACTACTGGACAGGGACGCTCACCCCCCTTGTCTGGTACGCACTGCTCTGCGCGCCGGTGTATATTTTCGGCTGGTTTTTTGTGGGAAAGCGCTTTCTGCTCTATACGGCGTACGGGACCCTGTGCACCACGGTTTTCGGCTTTTTTATCGACTTTACCATCCCCGTACAGGACGACCTCTACGCCGCGGTTGTAGGCGGCGTACTGCACGGCACGGCCTGTGGCATGATGCTGCGTACCCTGGGCAGCGGCGGCGGCACTGACGTTATCGCCGTGGTGCTCAAAGACCGCTGGAATTTTTCTATCGGCCAGTTCAATGTCATTTTCAACGGTCTGCTTTTTCTGCTTGGCGCGTACCGCCTGCCCCTGGACCTTATCGTGGCGTCAATGATCATGATGTTCATCTCGTCCAGCGCCCTTGAGTACGTGCTGGGCATGTTCAACAGGCGCAAGCTGGTCATGGTCATCTCCGACCACGGCGAAGAAATCAGCGAGGCCATTCTGGTAACGGAACGCTTCGGGGCGACCATGTTGCGCGGCAAGGGAGCCTACTCCGGCTCAGACCGCGAAATCCTGCTCACCGTCACCACCAACATCGCCCTCAAGCGACTGGAAAACCTGGTGTACAGCATTGACCCCAATGCCCTCTTTATTGTTGAAAATACCTTCTATGTCTCCGGCGGGCAGTTTGCCCGGCGCGGGCGGTAG
- a CDS encoding sulfite exporter TauE/SafE family protein, with the protein MLTTLVIYLACGAVAGVLAGLLGVGGGIVLVPMMVAIFPTVGVPAEYVQQMALGTSLASIMITSISSARAHNKRGAVHWDIFRNITPGILLGTFAGGLIATHMPTLALKVIFICFLVVVAAQMLSGYRPPATRSMPGFAGTSGVGLGIGLLSSFVGIGGGTISVPFMTTCNVPLHHAVGTSAAIGFPIAVAGTLGYIVGGWGRPDLPSMALGFVNLWALLGIASASFLTAPLGVKLSHALPADKLKRGFACFLIIVAARMAWGLL; encoded by the coding sequence ATGCTTACAACGCTTGTGATCTATCTTGCCTGTGGCGCGGTGGCTGGTGTGCTGGCCGGGCTTCTGGGCGTGGGGGGCGGCATTGTGCTGGTCCCCATGATGGTGGCTATTTTTCCCACCGTGGGCGTTCCGGCGGAATATGTACAGCAGATGGCGCTCGGCACGTCGCTTGCCTCCATCATGATCACATCCATTTCCAGCGCCCGCGCCCATAACAAGCGCGGGGCCGTACACTGGGACATCTTCCGCAATATTACCCCGGGCATTCTTCTGGGTACGTTCGCAGGCGGGCTTATTGCCACACACATGCCCACCCTGGCGCTCAAGGTCATCTTCATCTGCTTTCTTGTTGTGGTGGCGGCGCAGATGCTTTCCGGCTACCGCCCCCCGGCCACACGTAGCATGCCGGGCTTTGCGGGCACATCAGGCGTGGGCCTGGGCATAGGACTTCTTTCAAGCTTTGTGGGCATTGGCGGCGGCACTATTTCCGTACCTTTCATGACTACATGCAACGTTCCCCTGCACCATGCCGTGGGTACTTCGGCCGCCATCGGCTTTCCCATCGCCGTGGCGGGCACGCTTGGCTATATTGTAGGCGGCTGGGGGCGTCCCGACCTGCCTTCAATGGCTCTGGGTTTTGTAAACCTGTGGGCGCTGCTCGGCATTGCTTCGGCCAGCTTTCTTACCGCACCCCTGGGGGTAAAACTGTCGCACGCCCTGCCCGCCGACAAGCTCAAGCGCGGCTTTGCCTGCTTTCTGATCATTGTGGCGGCCAGGATGGCCTGGGGATTGCTGTAA
- a CDS encoding aspartate carbamoyltransferase catalytic subunit, with the protein MNTDNRYHWPHKDLLDVTQLSRADTLHLLDLAASFQEINSRPVKKVPTLKGKTVVLFFVENSTRTKTSFDVAGKRLSADTFALGKSGSSLNKGESLKDTALTLQAMSPDVIVMRHSSSGAARYVADLLPCGVVNGGDGWHAHPTQALLDCFSLREAWANSFEGRTLLILGDIAHSRVARSNIHLLTSLGVRIRVCAPRTLLPAGVDHWPVEVYTDLRQAVRDVDAVMCLRLQLERQQAGLLPDLAEYSRRFCLGLEHMALARPGAGVLHPGPMNRGLEISDDMADAPASLVLDQVAAGVATRMAVLYLLATRNDGGRA; encoded by the coding sequence ATGAATACCGACAATCGCTACCATTGGCCGCACAAGGACCTGCTGGATGTAACGCAGCTGAGCAGGGCGGATACCCTGCATCTGCTTGATCTGGCCGCCAGCTTTCAGGAAATAAACAGCCGCCCGGTCAAAAAGGTGCCCACTCTCAAGGGCAAGACCGTGGTGCTTTTTTTTGTGGAAAACAGCACACGCACCAAAACTTCCTTTGATGTGGCGGGCAAGCGCCTTTCGGCAGACACGTTTGCGCTGGGCAAGAGCGGCTCAAGCCTCAACAAGGGCGAAAGCCTCAAGGATACGGCCCTGACACTTCAGGCCATGTCGCCGGATGTCATTGTCATGCGTCATTCCAGCAGCGGCGCGGCTCGCTATGTGGCAGACCTGCTGCCCTGCGGCGTGGTGAACGGCGGCGATGGCTGGCATGCCCATCCCACACAGGCGCTGCTGGACTGCTTCAGCCTGCGTGAAGCGTGGGCGAACTCCTTTGAGGGCCGTACCCTGCTTATTCTGGGCGATATCGCACACAGCCGGGTGGCGCGTTCCAATATCCACCTGCTTACCAGCCTTGGCGTACGCATACGGGTGTGCGCTCCGCGCACCCTGCTGCCTGCCGGGGTGGACCACTGGCCGGTGGAGGTATATACCGATCTGAGACAGGCGGTGCGCGATGTGGACGCCGTAATGTGCCTGCGTTTGCAACTGGAGCGCCAGCAGGCCGGGCTTTTGCCCGATCTGGCCGAATATTCGCGGCGCTTCTGCCTTGGCCTTGAACACATGGCGCTGGCCCGGCCCGGCGCCGGTGTGCTGCACCCCGGTCCCATGAACCGGGGACTGGAAATTTCAGACGATATGGCTGATGCCCCCGCAAGCCTGGTGCTTGATCAGGTGGCTGCGGGCGTGGCCACGCGCATGGCAGTGCTGTATCTTCTGGCCACGCGCAATGATGGAGGACGCGCATGA